From Phaeocystidibacter marisrubri, the proteins below share one genomic window:
- a CDS encoding GlmU family protein codes for MNLILFDGPVRNHLLPLTFTRPVAKLRVGILTIAEKWEKRLELKASYLTQSYMTSLFPMKVTADNILVDGSICPDMRLLSKIIELKTGQGLFAGELLLAARLPSDRVADVHSPENLDRIEYGSEFTQISRPWDIFSKNGAELERDFNFITEGRTSAPISKTNTVIGDRIFLEEGAKVEAAVLNSTTGPIYLGADAEIMEGALVRGGLAMCEHSTLKLGAKIYGPTTIGPHSKVGGEVSNSVIIGYSNKGHDGFLGNAVLGEWCNIGADSNNSNLKNNYDEVRLWSYVKGGFEKTGLQFCGLIMGDHSKCGINTMFNTGTVVGVSSNIYGSGFPRNFVPSFAWGGASGFTEYRIDKATKTMELVMERRGIPLTDDMLAMYEHLYRETESNRNF; via the coding sequence ATGAATCTCATATTATTCGACGGTCCGGTAAGAAACCACTTGTTGCCACTTACGTTTACTCGTCCAGTTGCAAAACTGAGAGTTGGTATCTTAACCATTGCTGAGAAATGGGAGAAGCGCTTGGAGCTGAAGGCTTCATATCTCACACAGTCGTACATGACGTCGCTGTTTCCTATGAAGGTGACGGCTGACAATATTTTGGTGGATGGTTCCATTTGTCCCGATATGCGTTTGTTGTCAAAAATCATCGAACTCAAAACGGGACAAGGTCTCTTTGCAGGAGAGTTGTTGTTGGCAGCTCGACTCCCTTCTGATCGAGTGGCAGATGTTCACTCTCCGGAAAATTTGGATCGAATAGAATACGGTTCTGAGTTTACCCAGATTTCTCGTCCTTGGGATATCTTCTCCAAAAACGGAGCTGAACTAGAGCGTGATTTTAACTTCATTACGGAGGGCAGAACTTCGGCTCCTATTTCAAAGACAAATACGGTAATTGGGGATCGCATTTTCTTGGAGGAAGGAGCGAAAGTGGAAGCGGCAGTGTTGAATTCAACCACCGGTCCAATTTACCTCGGTGCCGATGCTGAAATCATGGAGGGGGCTTTAGTGCGTGGAGGATTGGCGATGTGTGAACACTCCACTCTCAAACTCGGAGCAAAGATTTACGGACCAACCACCATCGGACCTCATTCCAAAGTGGGGGGAGAAGTGAGTAATTCCGTTATCATTGGATATTCCAATAAGGGGCACGATGGATTTTTGGGAAACGCGGTGTTGGGTGAATGGTGTAATATCGGTGCAGATTCAAACAACTCCAACCTCAAGAACAACTACGACGAAGTTCGTTTGTGGAGTTATGTAAAGGGAGGATTTGAGAAGACCGGACTTCAATTCTGTGGCCTCATCATGGGCGATCACAGCAAGTGCGGCATCAACACCATGTTCAATACGGGAACAGTTGTGGGCGTGAGTTCCAACATTTACGGTTCGGGATTTCCGAGGAATTTTGTGCCAAGCTTCGCTTGGGGGGGAGCCAGTGGATTTACGGAGTACCGAATTGACAAGGCGACCAAAACCATGGAGTTGGTGATGGAGCGCAGAGGAATCCCACTCACAGATGACATGTTGGCCATGTATGAACATCTCTATCGCGAAACCGAATCCAATCGCAACTTTTAG
- the lon gene encoding endopeptidase La — protein sequence MDKLSLTHLLGEETEFIPLVTSEAENELNESEIPTEIAILPLRNTVLFPGVVSPITAGRDKSIRLIKDVQASSTKLIGVVGQRDASTEDPGFGDIYEVGTIASIVRSFKMPDGNTTIILQGKRRFRIVEIIGTEPYHRAKIELLGEEEVAENDAEFHKIMSSVKELANQIIEESPHIPTEAQVALKNIKSDRFLLHFIASNMSMEVEGKQDLLETDSMTERAKIVLKQLTLELQMLEVKNEIQTKVRSEFDQQQREYFLQQQMRTIQEELGGNSSEAEIEEMRARAKAKKWDEKTAAHFDKELSKMQRLNPQVPEYSIQRNYLELLLDLPWNEFSKDNFDLKRARKILDRDHYGLEEVKERIIEYLAVLKLKNDMKSPILCLYGPPGVGKTSLGKSVAEALGREYIRISLGGLRDEAEIRGHRKTYIGAMPGRIIQSLKKAGTSNPVFVLDEIDKLTYGGQGDPSSAMLEVLDPEQNNAFYDNFLELGYDLSKVLFIATANNLGSIQPALRDRMEIIDITGYTLEEKVEIGKRHLWPKLLRDHGLKKTQSVIGKKELATVVESYTRESGVRSLEKQLARLVRHAAKSVAMEEEYSPKVTNDEIRGILKAPRFTRDKYQGNDVAGVVTGLAWTPVGGDILFIESSLSKGTGRTVITGNLGDVMKESATIAMAYLKSHSDEFDIPFEAFKQWDVNIHVPEGAVPKDGPSAGITLLTALASLFTQRKVKAKLAMTGEITLRGKVLPVGGIKEKILAAKRSDIKEIILCEDNRKDIEEINPEYIKGMDFHFVREMAEVVELALTKQKVKGAKDLLPKTVEGSKDNQ from the coding sequence ATGGACAAGCTGTCATTGACTCACTTATTAGGCGAAGAAACGGAGTTTATTCCGTTGGTAACCTCAGAGGCCGAGAATGAACTGAATGAATCGGAAATACCTACAGAAATTGCCATTTTACCACTGCGTAATACGGTTCTATTTCCTGGAGTGGTTTCACCGATTACAGCAGGTAGAGATAAATCCATTCGCTTGATAAAAGACGTTCAGGCGAGTTCAACCAAATTGATTGGAGTTGTAGGACAACGCGATGCATCTACGGAAGATCCCGGATTTGGGGATATCTATGAAGTGGGTACCATTGCGAGTATTGTTCGCAGTTTCAAAATGCCAGATGGAAACACGACCATCATTTTACAGGGCAAGCGTCGATTCCGCATCGTTGAGATCATCGGAACAGAACCTTATCACAGAGCCAAGATTGAACTTCTAGGAGAAGAGGAAGTGGCCGAGAACGATGCCGAGTTCCACAAAATCATGAGCTCGGTAAAAGAGTTGGCCAATCAGATTATTGAAGAAAGTCCGCACATTCCAACAGAAGCACAAGTTGCTCTGAAGAACATCAAGAGCGATCGATTCTTGCTGCACTTCATCGCCTCTAACATGAGCATGGAAGTGGAAGGCAAGCAAGATTTGCTGGAGACTGATTCCATGACAGAGCGTGCTAAGATTGTATTGAAGCAACTCACGCTTGAACTTCAAATGTTGGAAGTGAAGAACGAGATCCAGACTAAGGTTCGTTCGGAATTCGATCAACAGCAAAGAGAGTACTTCCTTCAACAGCAAATGCGAACCATTCAAGAGGAATTGGGTGGGAATAGCTCAGAAGCTGAAATTGAAGAAATGCGTGCTCGTGCTAAGGCCAAGAAGTGGGATGAGAAAACAGCGGCTCACTTCGACAAGGAATTGTCGAAGATGCAACGCCTGAATCCACAAGTTCCGGAATACAGTATTCAGAGAAATTACTTGGAACTCCTTTTGGATCTTCCATGGAATGAATTCTCGAAAGACAATTTCGATCTGAAGAGAGCACGTAAGATTCTAGATCGCGATCACTACGGTTTGGAAGAGGTGAAAGAGCGTATTATCGAGTATCTCGCCGTTCTCAAATTGAAGAACGACATGAAGAGCCCGATTCTCTGCTTATACGGTCCTCCAGGTGTGGGTAAAACCAGCTTGGGCAAGAGTGTGGCCGAAGCGTTAGGTAGAGAGTATATCCGAATTAGCTTAGGCGGACTGCGGGATGAGGCGGAGATTAGAGGTCACCGTAAAACCTACATTGGCGCCATGCCGGGTAGAATTATTCAAAGCTTGAAGAAAGCGGGAACATCTAATCCGGTGTTTGTTCTTGACGAAATTGACAAACTGACCTACGGCGGACAAGGAGATCCAAGTTCAGCGATGTTGGAAGTACTCGACCCCGAGCAAAACAACGCGTTCTACGACAATTTCCTTGAATTGGGATACGACCTTTCCAAAGTGCTCTTCATTGCTACCGCCAATAACTTGGGTAGCATCCAACCGGCCCTTCGCGATAGAATGGAGATTATTGATATCACCGGATATACGCTGGAAGAGAAAGTTGAAATTGGCAAACGTCACCTTTGGCCAAAGCTGCTAAGAGACCACGGGTTGAAGAAAACTCAATCGGTGATTGGCAAAAAAGAACTGGCTACTGTAGTAGAATCATATACGCGCGAATCGGGTGTGCGTTCCTTGGAGAAGCAATTGGCCCGATTGGTGCGTCACGCTGCTAAAAGTGTAGCGATGGAGGAAGAGTATTCTCCAAAAGTGACCAACGATGAAATCCGAGGAATTTTGAAAGCTCCTCGATTTACAAGAGATAAGTATCAAGGAAACGATGTAGCCGGTGTGGTTACAGGTTTGGCATGGACGCCTGTTGGAGGTGATATTCTCTTCATTGAGAGCTCATTGAGCAAAGGAACTGGGAGAACGGTAATCACTGGGAATCTCGGGGATGTGATGAAAGAAAGTGCCACCATTGCGATGGCTTACTTAAAGTCGCATTCAGATGAATTTGATATTCCTTTCGAAGCTTTCAAACAGTGGGATGTAAATATTCACGTTCCTGAAGGTGCGGTTCCAAAAGATGGTCCTTCTGCAGGTATTACTTTATTAACGGCCCTTGCGAGTTTGTTCACTCAGCGAAAAGTGAAGGCTAAACTCGCTATGACGGGGGAAATTACCTTGCGCGGAAAAGTGTTGCCAGTTGGAGGGATTAAGGAGAAGATTCTCGCTGCCAAGCGTTCTGACATCAAGGAGATTATTCTTTGTGAAGACAACCGTAAGGACATCGAGGAGATCAATCCAGAATACATCAAAGGGATGGATTTCCACTTTGTTCGGGAAATGGCAGAAGTGGTGGAATTGGCATTGACGAAGCAAAAAGTGAAGGGAGCTAAGGATCTTCTCCCTAAGACGGTGGAAGGTTCAAAGGACAACCAATAA